A single window of Bremerella cremea DNA harbors:
- a CDS encoding thioredoxin family protein, with amino-acid sequence MKRYQELAADPLTRPDILGLAILLVTIFGGCDRSYPSNSPADGRIDNGEGLMLVTDDTFSREVLEQADPVVVVMTTKWCPKCTEAKPVLHDLSFQFRESVRFREVDAESNRFLSEKYNVTQYPTILIFADGEVQHRIVGDHHTSRLEHALNTLMANAARE; translated from the coding sequence ATGAAACGTTACCAAGAATTGGCAGCCGATCCCCTTACACGACCTGACATTTTGGGACTAGCGATCCTTCTTGTCACTATCTTCGGTGGCTGCGACCGAAGTTATCCCAGCAATTCGCCGGCAGATGGCCGCATAGATAACGGCGAAGGTCTCATGCTAGTTACCGACGATACCTTTTCTCGCGAGGTTCTTGAACAGGCAGACCCGGTCGTCGTTGTCATGACCACCAAATGGTGCCCCAAATGCACCGAAGCCAAGCCCGTCCTTCACGATTTGTCCTTCCAATTCAGGGAAAGCGTGCGGTTTCGAGAAGTTGACGCCGAAAGCAATCGATTTCTTTCGGAGAAATACAACGTTACTCAATATCCGACCATTCTGATCTTCGCCGATGGAGAGGTTCAGCATCGTATTGTTGGCGATCACCATACCTCACGTCTGGAACACGCTCTAAACACACTGATGGCCAACGCTGCGAGAGAATGA